The proteins below are encoded in one region of Myxocyprinus asiaticus isolate MX2 ecotype Aquarium Trade chromosome 13, UBuf_Myxa_2, whole genome shotgun sequence:
- the LOC127450378 gene encoding gastrula zinc finger protein XlCGF8.2DB-like: protein MFIKEESEDMAYPEACRIKTEHTDEQTDLREVKEEYQELIEVKEESQELNEVKEESQELNEVKEEIQDLKKVKEEHQYQDPCFVTEEKSFSCSQAEKNSSQNKTQAKNSFTCHECGKSFMHKKNLLIHIRTHTGEKPFTCPKCGKSFIRKEGLRMHLKIHTGEKPFTCPQCGKCFTQKKNLNMHIRNHTGEKPFTCIQCGKSYMDKTGLKIHILSHSGKKPFTCLQCGNGFTKKGSLNVHMRIHTGEKPFTCQQCGKSFTKKGDLNVHIRIHTGEKSYTCHQCGNSFKTKGSLNVHMSIHTGQKPFTCHQCGKSFNSRGSFNDHIRSHTGEKPFLCSQCGKSFLRKGCFNIHMRIHTGEKPYTCCKCGKSFIRSQHLKRHERVHSGEKQ, encoded by the coding sequence actTGAGGGAAGTGAAAGAGGAATATCAAGAACTGATAGAAGTTAAAgaagaaagtcaagaactgaatgaagtgaaagaagaaagtcaagaactgaatgaagtgaaaGAGGAAATTCAAGACCTGAAGAAAGTGAAGGAGGAACATCAGTATCAGGATCCTTGTTTTGTAACTGAAGAAAAATCTTTTAGTTGCTCACAGGCTGAGAAGAATTCCTCACAAAACAAAACTCAAGCCAAAAATTCCTTCACTTGCCatgagtgtggaaagagttttatgCATAAAAAAAACCTTCTGATACACATAAGAACTCACaccggagagaaacctttcacatgtccgaagtgtggaaagagtttcatacgGAAAGAAGGTCTTAGAATGCACCttaaaattcacactggagagaaaccttttacatgccctcagtgtggaaagtgtttcacacagaaaaaaaatcttaacatGCACATAAGAAaccacactggagaaaagcctttcacctgcattcagtgtggaaaaagttacaTGGACAAAACGGGccttaaaatacacattttatctCACTCTGGaaagaagcctttcacatgccttcagtgtggtaaTGGTTTCACAAAGAAAGGATCGCTTAAtgtgcacatgagaattcacactggagagaaacctttcacatgccaacagtgtggaaagagtttcacgaAGAAAGGAGACCTTAATGTGCACattagaattcacactggagagaagtcttacacatgccatcagtgtggtaATAGTTTCAAGACTAAAGGATCCCTTAATGTGCACATGAGTATTCACACTGGacagaagcctttcacatgccatcagtgtggaaaaagtttcaatTCTAGAGGAAGCTTTAATGATCACATAAGATCTCACACTGGGGAGAAGCCTTTCCTATGCtctcagtgtgggaagagtttttTGCGTAAAGGATGCTTTAATatacacatgagaattcacactggagagaaaccttatacatgctgtaaatgtggaaagagtttcattcgGTCACAGCACCTTAAAAGACATGAGAGAGTGCATTCTGGAGAGAAGCAGTAA